The following coding sequences are from one Arthrobacter crystallopoietes window:
- a CDS encoding DUF3040 domain-containing protein, whose protein sequence is MALSDYERQQLFLLEQQLRADDPALVQTLSLAPAPAVPHRTLVAGWLLVLCGATAVLWGAYASFVGAAVVGLLFVAAGLYWAENPGSRKLRRM, encoded by the coding sequence ATGGCGCTTTCTGACTACGAGCGTCAGCAGCTGTTCCTGCTTGAGCAGCAACTCAGGGCGGATGATCCCGCCCTGGTGCAAACCCTGTCCCTCGCTCCGGCTCCGGCCGTTCCCCATCGCACCCTCGTAGCCGGCTGGCTGCTGGTGCTTTGCGGAGCGACGGCGGTGCTGTGGGGAGCTTACGCCAGTTTCGTCGGAGCGGCCGTTGTGGGCCTGCTGTTCGTCGCGGCCGGTTTGTACTGGGCAGAGAATCCCGGCAGCAGGAAACTAAGAAGAATGTAG
- a CDS encoding DUF3072 domain-containing protein yields the protein MAEETLGSPTPESGGDINRDPEEWVTGDEPMTDAQRSYLDTLAREAGEELPANLTKAEASEHIDRLQKSSNRLAKDQ from the coding sequence ATGGCAGAAGAAACCCTCGGCAGCCCGACGCCGGAATCCGGCGGGGACATCAACCGGGACCCGGAGGAATGGGTCACCGGCGATGAACCAATGACCGACGCCCAACGCAGCTATCTGGACACACTCGCCCGTGAGGCCGGAGAGGAACTGCCCGCCAACCTGACCAAGGCCGAAGCGTCGGAGCACATCGATCGGCTGCAGAAATCAAGCAACCGGCTCGCGAAGGATCAGTAA
- a CDS encoding phosphatase PAP2 family protein, whose protein sequence is MTPERHKPPELAEDRFVGSKDLTRWKTPVGRFFARAMERASRLLGPHTALMLTLAAGAIIATALTALSAEVYEAVAESDGVAVLDQPLLDTAVTLRSPEANAAMTAFTNLGGGVGMTVLAALALLALTLQRKSWTPLVLTAAAAGGSLLMTIAGKEVIGRTRPPLSSAVAPFEHSPSFPSGHSLNSIVIAGVVAYLLVLRHSSKHARVLTIAGAALFAVAMGLSRVFLGHHWFTDVLVAWTLGIAWLATVITIHRLFLTVRYRRAGGRRQARTGRGGTGSGPGVPWKHQPAYVRRARPLEDSSHDNTSISAGERPPAQ, encoded by the coding sequence ATGACACCTGAGCGGCACAAGCCGCCGGAGCTTGCAGAGGACCGTTTTGTCGGCAGCAAGGATCTCACGCGGTGGAAGACACCGGTAGGACGGTTTTTCGCCCGCGCGATGGAAAGGGCCAGCCGCCTGCTCGGTCCGCACACCGCGCTGATGCTCACGCTCGCGGCCGGGGCCATCATTGCCACGGCGCTGACTGCTCTTTCGGCCGAAGTCTACGAAGCCGTTGCCGAATCCGACGGCGTCGCCGTGCTGGACCAACCACTATTGGACACTGCCGTGACTCTGCGGTCGCCGGAAGCCAACGCGGCGATGACGGCCTTCACGAATCTCGGCGGCGGCGTCGGCATGACGGTTCTTGCAGCTTTGGCGCTTCTCGCGCTGACGCTGCAGCGAAAGTCCTGGACACCGCTGGTTCTCACCGCTGCCGCTGCCGGCGGTTCCCTACTCATGACTATTGCCGGCAAGGAAGTCATCGGCCGCACCCGGCCGCCGCTTTCCTCGGCTGTGGCGCCCTTCGAGCATTCGCCGTCCTTTCCCAGCGGCCACTCGCTCAACTCGATCGTCATCGCCGGCGTCGTCGCCTACCTGTTGGTTCTGAGGCATAGCTCAAAGCATGCCCGTGTGCTGACTATCGCAGGTGCCGCGCTGTTCGCCGTCGCTATGGGGCTGAGCCGGGTCTTCCTGGGCCACCATTGGTTTACCGATGTCCTGGTCGCGTGGACGCTGGGCATTGCCTGGCTTGCCACCGTCATCACGATCCACCGGCTGTTCCTGACCGTCAGATACCGCAGGGCAGGTGGCCGTCGGCAGGCCAGGACCGGCAGGGGTGGAACTGGATCCGGCCCGGGGGTACCTTGGAAGCATCAGCCCGCCTACGTACGACGGGCGCGCCCGCTGGAGGACAGCAGCCATGACAACACCAGTATTTCCGCAGGAGAACGACCGCCGGCACAGTGA
- a CDS encoding cytochrome c oxidase assembly protein, translated as MHDHGGFLLEAALFLPALVAVAAYLFSAASPRIAGAWPKRRSACFILGMITAASTFAGPLAALGHQDFTANVAAHVLAGMVAPLFLVLSRPVTLALRTLQVVPARRLSALLKSKPARVLTDPSVAAILNVGGMWVMYRTALYQGMQDSVLIHWLVMGHVLAAGYLFTAAIVGRDPAPHRPKHGYRCTVLVVTIAAHNVLAKSLYAMPPAGVPTGQAETGGQLMYYAGGAVELALIILLWHQWYRTGARKVPAAVVRSSSTGPAA; from the coding sequence ATGCATGACCACGGCGGCTTCCTGCTCGAAGCTGCGCTCTTCCTGCCGGCGCTGGTCGCAGTCGCCGCCTATCTCTTCTCGGCCGCTTCCCCGCGGATAGCCGGAGCGTGGCCGAAGCGCCGCTCGGCCTGTTTCATTCTCGGCATGATCACCGCCGCTTCAACCTTTGCTGGCCCCTTAGCGGCGCTCGGCCATCAGGATTTCACCGCGAACGTCGCCGCCCATGTGCTGGCCGGTATGGTGGCGCCGTTGTTCCTTGTGTTGTCCCGGCCGGTCACCTTGGCGTTGCGCACGCTTCAGGTGGTTCCGGCCCGGCGGCTGTCCGCGCTGCTCAAGAGCAAGCCCGCACGGGTTCTAACCGATCCATCAGTTGCCGCGATACTGAATGTGGGCGGCATGTGGGTGATGTACCGGACAGCCCTTTATCAGGGCATGCAGGACTCCGTTCTTATCCACTGGCTGGTCATGGGCCATGTGCTGGCTGCCGGATACCTTTTCACAGCAGCAATCGTGGGTCGGGATCCGGCTCCGCATCGTCCGAAGCATGGCTACCGGTGCACTGTGCTGGTCGTGACCATCGCTGCACACAACGTTTTGGCCAAGAGCTTGTACGCCATGCCGCCAGCCGGAGTCCCTACCGGCCAGGCAGAAACCGGAGGTCAACTCATGTACTACGCCGGGGGCGCCGTTGAACTCGCACTCATTATCTTGCTGTGGCACCAGTGGTACCGCACCGGCGCACGCAAGGTTCCCGCCGCCGTCGTACGCAGTTCCAGCACAGGACCGGCGGCATGA
- a CDS encoding DUF2243 domain-containing protein — MRTPAARRRNLTSGLLFGLGVIAFLDEVVFHQLLHWHHFYDRGTTAAGLVSDGLFHAFSWFATIAGLFLFADLRRRHELRRRLWAGAGLIGAGAFQLYDGLVQHKLLGLHQIRYNVDLLPYDVGWNVTAVLVMLAGAILLFRGRPARDGLEHDA, encoded by the coding sequence ATGCGGACTCCTGCAGCCCGGCGGAGGAACCTCACTTCCGGGCTGCTCTTCGGGTTGGGTGTCATCGCTTTTCTGGACGAGGTGGTTTTCCACCAGCTTTTGCATTGGCATCATTTCTACGACCGCGGCACCACAGCGGCCGGGCTCGTTTCGGACGGCCTGTTCCATGCCTTCAGCTGGTTCGCCACAATCGCCGGCTTGTTCCTGTTCGCTGATTTACGACGGCGGCACGAGCTGCGCCGCCGGCTGTGGGCGGGTGCAGGGCTCATCGGCGCCGGAGCATTCCAACTGTACGACGGCCTGGTCCAGCACAAATTGCTGGGCCTGCACCAGATCCGCTACAACGTGGACCTGCTGCCCTACGACGTCGGCTGGAATGTCACCGCAGTCTTGGTGATGCTGGCCGGCGCTATTCTGCTGTTCCGCGGCCGGCCGGCCCGGGACGGCCTGGAGCACGATGCATGA
- a CDS encoding Rv0909 family putative TA system antitoxin, with product MAGFSKFGKIAQELARNPKVKQALQNPKTKQAGAKLVERAADAADKATKGKHTDKIQRARHEARKRLSGGDNNGNPGLGGNKPSS from the coding sequence ATGGCAGGATTCAGCAAGTTCGGCAAGATCGCGCAGGAACTGGCGCGCAACCCGAAGGTTAAGCAGGCGCTGCAGAATCCCAAGACAAAGCAGGCCGGAGCCAAACTGGTTGAGCGGGCCGCCGACGCCGCGGACAAAGCGACCAAGGGCAAGCACACTGACAAGATCCAGCGCGCCCGCCATGAAGCCAGGAAGCGGCTCAGCGGAGGGGACAACAACGGCAATCCAGGACTTGGTGGAAATAAGCCATCATCGTAG
- a CDS encoding HoxN/HupN/NixA family nickel/cobalt transporter: protein MKRDLQKQPAGNRRSILGMAVVIAFLLVAGWGMFFAVVLPGQYELADQAPFGLGLAFTAFVLGARHAFDADHIAAVDNTTRKLVGEGRRPVSVGFWFALGHSTVVIVAVALLAAGLNLLADQISDDDSVLASITGLWGVIVSGLFLLLIGSLNLYSFIGIARIFRQLQSGEYNEAEMEELLQNRGLINRILGPLARQIDRPWKMYPIGLLFGLGFDTATTIGLFVIGGSAALAAPWYVVLVLPVLFTAGMTLFDTLDGIFMHRAYQWAYARPVRKVYYNLMVTGMSVVVAFLVGGVGLLGLLAEKMPVQSGPLAWVASVNLENFGFMICGLFAVTWLAAVAYWKLGKIEARYSLPD from the coding sequence GTGAAACGTGACCTCCAGAAACAGCCGGCAGGAAACCGGCGCAGTATCTTGGGCATGGCCGTGGTGATTGCGTTTCTGCTGGTCGCCGGGTGGGGTATGTTCTTCGCCGTCGTATTACCCGGGCAATATGAACTCGCGGACCAAGCACCCTTTGGGCTCGGGCTGGCCTTTACTGCTTTCGTTCTCGGAGCCCGCCACGCGTTCGACGCCGACCATATTGCGGCAGTGGACAACACCACACGCAAGCTCGTGGGGGAGGGCCGCCGGCCGGTGTCCGTGGGGTTCTGGTTCGCGTTGGGCCATTCGACTGTTGTGATCGTTGCCGTCGCGCTGCTGGCCGCCGGCCTGAATCTGCTGGCCGACCAGATCTCCGACGACGATTCAGTGCTCGCCTCCATTACCGGACTCTGGGGCGTTATCGTCTCCGGGCTGTTCCTGCTGCTGATCGGCTCACTGAACCTGTACTCGTTCATCGGGATCGCCCGCATTTTCCGCCAATTACAGAGCGGCGAATATAACGAGGCCGAGATGGAGGAACTGTTGCAAAACCGCGGCCTCATCAACCGCATTCTGGGGCCGCTGGCCCGTCAGATCGATCGGCCCTGGAAGATGTATCCCATCGGTTTGCTGTTCGGACTGGGCTTCGATACGGCCACAACGATCGGACTGTTTGTCATCGGCGGCAGCGCCGCCTTGGCCGCACCGTGGTATGTGGTCCTCGTCCTGCCGGTTCTGTTCACTGCCGGCATGACGCTGTTCGATACGCTCGATGGCATTTTCATGCACCGGGCCTATCAATGGGCATATGCCCGCCCGGTCCGGAAGGTGTACTACAACCTCATGGTCACCGGCATGTCCGTCGTCGTAGCTTTCCTGGTCGGCGGGGTAGGGCTGCTGGGACTGCTGGCAGAGAAAATGCCGGTGCAGAGCGGTCCCCTTGCCTGGGTGGCTTCGGTGAATCTGGAGAACTTCGGCTTCATGATCTGCGGGCTGTTCGCGGTGACCTGGCTGGCCGCCGTCGCGTACTGGAAACTGGGCAAAATCGAGGCCCGCTACTCGCTGCCGGACTGA
- a CDS encoding urease subunit gamma, translating into MLLSTFEVERLMTYTAAKLAMERKGRGLKLNLPEATAIITSYLLEGARNGDTVADLMESGREVLSRDDVMEGVPEMLAQVQVEATFPDGTKLITVTGPIQ; encoded by the coding sequence ATGTTGCTAAGTACCTTTGAAGTTGAACGCCTGATGACTTACACGGCCGCCAAACTCGCGATGGAGCGGAAGGGCCGTGGGCTGAAGCTCAACCTGCCTGAAGCCACCGCGATTATCACCTCCTATTTGCTAGAGGGAGCCAGGAACGGCGACACAGTTGCGGATCTGATGGAATCGGGCCGTGAAGTCCTCAGCCGGGACGACGTGATGGAAGGTGTCCCGGAGATGCTGGCCCAGGTTCAGGTCGAGGCCACCTTCCCTGACGGAACAAAACTCATCACGGTCACGGGACCGATCCAATGA
- a CDS encoding urease subunit beta, whose product MRITENPFSNPALTSRETDDNYSHPSDNPGYDTDVVYNHKTRHPSSGASGTSQPRRPGTSERQSPTRQSSQKVVAYEPIIPGEVLYGDEPVQINAGAEVTVLRVENTADRPVQVGSHYHFAEVNSGLQFDRDAAWGKRLNVLSGGSMRFEPGAAEEVELIPIRGARIVLGLRGLCKGNLDG is encoded by the coding sequence ATGAGGATCACCGAAAACCCGTTCAGCAATCCAGCCCTGACCAGCCGGGAAACGGATGATAATTACAGCCATCCCAGCGACAACCCCGGCTACGACACCGACGTGGTCTATAACCACAAGACGCGTCATCCTTCCTCGGGTGCCAGCGGGACGAGCCAGCCGCGGCGTCCGGGAACCAGCGAACGGCAGTCACCCACCCGGCAAAGCAGCCAGAAAGTGGTGGCTTACGAGCCCATCATCCCGGGAGAAGTCCTTTACGGCGACGAACCGGTGCAGATCAACGCGGGCGCCGAAGTGACCGTCCTGCGGGTCGAGAACACTGCTGACCGGCCCGTCCAGGTCGGATCCCACTACCACTTCGCCGAAGTGAACTCAGGGCTGCAATTCGACCGTGATGCGGCGTGGGGCAAGCGGCTGAACGTCCTGTCCGGCGGCTCCATGCGTTTCGAACCGGGCGCCGCCGAAGAAGTGGAACTGATCCCGATTCGCGGGGCCAGAATCGTCCTTGGCCTCAGAGGGTTGTGCAAAGGAAACCTCGATGGGTGA
- a CDS encoding urease subunit alpha yields MGDIRRSEYVASFGPTTGDRIRLADTNILIEVEEDRCRGGDEAVFGGGKSIRESMGQSSATRAEGTPDLVITGAVVLDHWGVIKADVGVRDGRIVALGKAGNPDTMDGIHPDLVIGPSTEVMSGNGLILTAGTVDTHVHLVGPDMLTMALQTGTTTVVGGGTGPTEGSKATLATPGSWWIERMLEGLEPWPLNVLFLGRGNTTSHEAMWEQLRGGAGGFKVHEDWGATPAVIDAALQVADESGVQIAIHSDTLNESGFVEDLLAAVNGRTFHAFHTEGAGGGHAPDIIRIASESYVLPASTNPTRPFTHNTIDEHLDMVMVAHHLNPQVPNDLAFAESRVREGTIAAEDVLQDMGALSIMSSDAQAMGRIGEVVMRTWQTAHRMKRLRGSLPGDDRADNHRARRYVAKYTICPAVAHGLEHEIGSIEPGKLADMVLWQPALFGIRPTAVFKGGVAAVAALGDPNASVPTPQPVMERLGFSAFSRAAASTSVAFVAPAAIEDGLADRLSINRPLVPVGNVRGRGKADMPENTAMPRIEVDPNTYGVKIDGELIEHEPATELPMAQRYFLF; encoded by the coding sequence ATGGGTGACATCCGGCGTTCAGAGTACGTCGCTTCGTTCGGCCCGACGACGGGGGACCGCATCCGCCTCGCCGACACCAACATCCTCATCGAGGTTGAGGAGGACCGGTGCCGCGGCGGCGACGAGGCAGTTTTTGGCGGCGGCAAGTCGATCCGCGAGTCCATGGGTCAGTCGTCGGCTACCCGGGCCGAAGGCACTCCGGATCTGGTCATCACCGGGGCGGTGGTTCTGGACCACTGGGGTGTTATTAAGGCCGACGTCGGCGTCCGCGACGGGCGGATCGTGGCCCTGGGCAAGGCAGGCAACCCCGACACCATGGATGGGATCCATCCGGATCTTGTCATCGGTCCGTCCACCGAAGTGATGTCCGGCAACGGACTGATCCTGACCGCCGGCACCGTGGACACGCACGTCCATCTCGTCGGCCCCGACATGCTGACCATGGCACTGCAAACGGGCACGACGACGGTGGTCGGCGGCGGTACCGGGCCCACCGAAGGCTCGAAGGCGACTCTGGCGACGCCGGGTTCCTGGTGGATCGAGCGGATGCTTGAGGGCCTGGAGCCCTGGCCGCTGAACGTACTCTTCCTGGGCCGCGGCAACACCACTTCGCATGAGGCCATGTGGGAGCAACTTCGCGGCGGAGCCGGAGGCTTCAAGGTGCACGAGGACTGGGGCGCCACCCCTGCGGTCATCGACGCAGCTCTCCAGGTTGCGGATGAATCCGGCGTCCAGATCGCCATCCACAGCGACACCCTGAACGAATCCGGCTTCGTCGAAGACCTCCTGGCCGCGGTCAACGGCCGGACTTTCCACGCCTTCCACACCGAAGGTGCCGGCGGCGGCCATGCCCCGGACATTATCAGGATCGCCAGCGAATCCTACGTGCTGCCCGCCTCCACCAACCCGACGCGGCCCTTCACCCACAACACCATTGACGAGCATCTGGACATGGTCATGGTCGCGCACCACCTGAATCCGCAGGTCCCCAACGACCTCGCCTTCGCAGAGAGCCGGGTGCGTGAAGGCACCATCGCCGCCGAGGATGTTCTGCAGGACATGGGGGCGCTTTCGATTATGTCGTCGGACGCGCAGGCAATGGGCCGTATCGGCGAAGTCGTGATGCGGACCTGGCAGACGGCACACCGCATGAAGCGCCTGCGTGGTTCCCTTCCCGGGGATGATCGCGCCGACAACCACCGGGCCCGCAGATACGTGGCGAAGTACACGATCTGCCCCGCCGTCGCGCACGGGCTCGAACACGAGATCGGGTCGATCGAGCCGGGCAAATTGGCTGACATGGTGCTGTGGCAGCCGGCGCTGTTCGGCATCCGGCCCACCGCCGTCTTCAAGGGCGGAGTTGCCGCCGTGGCAGCGCTGGGGGATCCCAACGCGTCGGTGCCGACGCCGCAACCGGTTATGGAACGGCTGGGCTTCAGCGCCTTCTCACGTGCGGCCGCGTCCACTTCAGTGGCGTTCGTCGCTCCGGCGGCGATCGAAGACGGACTGGCGGACCGGCTGTCGATCAACCGCCCGCTCGTCCCGGTCGGCAATGTCCGCGGCCGCGGCAAAGCAGACATGCCGGAAAATACGGCCATGCCGCGTATCGAAGTCGATCCGAATACCTACGGCGTCAAGATCGACGGAGAACTGATCGAGCACGAACCGGCCACCGAGCTGCCCATGGCGCAGAGATACTTCCTGTTCTGA
- a CDS encoding urease accessory protein UreF, whose translation MPLEGPAGASTLPLTAAVPAMLLLADGRFPTGGHAHSGGFEPAAAIDGLRDVPGMEAFLKGRLGTAGLVSASFAAATCTVFTRIGSIADDGGDLAERLLTLDNEFEARTPSPALRTMSRRLGRSLLRAGRTVWPYSSLEAIASIPGKGLHQPIAFGAVAAAAGLGPENAALIAAHESITGPATAAVRLLGLDPFQVNAALARLGKDVAAVAAEAATYADKPPADLPARAGYLLDIFAEQHATWEVRLFAS comes from the coding sequence ATGCCGCTCGAAGGTCCTGCCGGAGCCTCTACGCTGCCACTGACGGCGGCGGTTCCCGCCATGCTCTTGCTTGCCGACGGACGGTTTCCGACCGGAGGCCATGCCCATTCCGGCGGCTTCGAACCGGCCGCCGCCATCGACGGACTGCGTGATGTTCCCGGTATGGAGGCTTTTCTGAAGGGCCGGCTCGGAACGGCTGGTCTGGTGTCCGCCTCCTTCGCTGCGGCCACCTGCACCGTCTTCACCCGGATTGGGTCAATAGCGGACGACGGCGGGGATCTCGCCGAACGCTTGCTGACGCTCGATAACGAGTTCGAAGCGAGAACCCCATCGCCGGCACTGCGCACCATGTCCCGGCGGCTTGGGCGCTCGCTCCTGCGGGCCGGGAGGACGGTCTGGCCGTATTCCAGTCTGGAAGCAATCGCCTCAATCCCCGGCAAGGGGTTGCATCAGCCGATCGCCTTCGGCGCCGTTGCCGCAGCAGCTGGTCTCGGTCCTGAGAACGCGGCATTGATCGCCGCCCACGAATCCATTACCGGTCCCGCCACCGCCGCCGTGAGGCTTCTCGGACTGGACCCGTTCCAAGTCAATGCGGCCCTGGCGCGGCTCGGCAAGGATGTTGCCGCCGTGGCAGCGGAGGCAGCAACCTATGCGGATAAACCGCCTGCCGACCTGCCGGCCCGTGCCGGCTACTTGCTCGACATATTCGCCGAACAGCACGCCACCTGGGAGGTGCGTCTCTTTGCCAGCTAA
- the ureG gene encoding urease accessory protein UreG yields MHDHEHGHSHDHGHDHELTLEPSREGANTLRAAPEHIHMDEQEALPRIPKQALRIGIGGPVGSGKTALVAALCRTLSSEREIAVVTNDIYTTEDADFLLRHGVLPAERVTAVETGACPHTAIRDDISTNLEAIEELEEKLPQLELILVESGGDNLTATFSRGLIHHQIFVIDVAGGDKVPRKGGPGVTTADLLVINKTDLAPNVGADLGVMDRDARAKRGELPVLFTSLTEDPAATKVAEWVRDRLAEHSG; encoded by the coding sequence ATGCACGACCACGAACACGGACACAGCCATGACCACGGCCATGACCACGAATTGACGCTGGAACCCAGCCGGGAAGGTGCCAATACGCTGCGCGCTGCGCCGGAGCACATCCATATGGATGAGCAGGAAGCCTTGCCCCGGATCCCTAAACAGGCACTGAGAATAGGTATCGGCGGGCCCGTCGGGTCCGGCAAGACAGCGCTGGTCGCCGCGCTGTGCCGCACCTTGAGCTCCGAGCGGGAGATCGCCGTCGTCACCAACGACATCTACACCACCGAAGACGCCGATTTCCTGTTGCGGCACGGGGTACTGCCAGCGGAGCGGGTCACCGCGGTCGAGACCGGAGCCTGTCCGCACACAGCCATCCGGGACGATATTTCCACCAACCTGGAAGCCATCGAGGAACTCGAAGAGAAGCTGCCCCAGCTGGAGCTGATTCTGGTGGAGAGCGGAGGAGACAACCTGACGGCCACCTTCAGCCGGGGGTTGATCCACCACCAGATCTTCGTCATCGACGTTGCCGGAGGAGACAAAGTGCCGCGCAAAGGCGGCCCGGGCGTGACCACCGCGGACCTCCTGGTCATCAACAAGACTGATCTTGCCCCTAATGTCGGCGCGGATCTGGGCGTCATGGATCGCGATGCCCGAGCCAAACGCGGTGAGCTGCCCGTATTGTTCACGTCATTGACGGAAGATCCGGCGGCGACGAAAGTCGCGGAATGGGTCCGGGACCGGCTAGCCGAACACTCGGGATAA
- a CDS encoding urease accessory protein UreD, with protein sequence MLAHARLTADRPRGPEAREGATRILRMRSQAPLILRPTRQRAPAALRHWNLDPDRCAGVSIVAGAAGPLGGDHLRLDVEVKAGASLIVRAVAATLVLPGPHGLESRSEVNIKVASGGTLVWLPGKQILAERCYHEALTRIDLEDGARLFAREELVLGRHGETPGAVRQRLRLTYDGIASHDQELAVGEGAIGWDSSAVTGGRRALGSVLIVDPESTGPADAQPPAPEDVPDTAVMALDSRSVLVSSLAEDSILLSRQLDASLAGYVRQEEADRV encoded by the coding sequence ATGCTGGCCCACGCCCGCCTGACAGCGGACCGTCCGAGGGGACCCGAGGCCAGGGAAGGCGCCACCCGCATCCTGCGGATGCGGTCCCAGGCGCCATTGATCCTGAGGCCCACCCGCCAGAGAGCGCCCGCAGCGCTCCGCCACTGGAATCTGGATCCGGACCGATGCGCGGGCGTCAGCATCGTCGCGGGCGCTGCGGGCCCGCTTGGCGGCGACCATTTGCGGCTGGACGTTGAGGTGAAAGCGGGCGCCTCCTTGATCGTCCGCGCCGTTGCGGCCACCCTGGTGCTGCCTGGTCCGCATGGCCTGGAATCCCGAAGCGAGGTCAATATCAAAGTGGCCTCCGGGGGGACCCTCGTTTGGTTGCCCGGGAAGCAGATCCTGGCCGAGCGTTGTTACCACGAGGCGCTCACCAGGATCGACTTGGAGGATGGCGCCCGGCTCTTCGCACGCGAGGAACTCGTGCTCGGGCGTCACGGCGAGACTCCGGGAGCGGTGCGGCAACGTTTGCGCCTCACCTATGACGGCATCGCCAGCCATGACCAGGAGTTGGCGGTCGGCGAAGGAGCCATCGGCTGGGACAGTTCCGCGGTCACCGGCGGCCGCAGAGCCCTCGGATCGGTATTGATCGTGGACCCGGAGTCAACGGGGCCGGCTGATGCCCAGCCGCCTGCACCGGAAGACGTCCCGGACACGGCGGTGATGGCGCTGGACTCCCGGTCGGTCTTGGTGTCGAGCCTGGCCGAAGACTCGATCCTGCTCAGCCGGCAACTCGACGCAAGTCTCGCCGGATATGTCCGCCAGGAAGAGGCTGACCGAGTCTGA
- a CDS encoding MFS transporter, giving the protein MGRAGAKIYGRLIKADEDALARLPEDVRRNVPGNGLRLVVAHALQNAGDQIVNASTVLAWLVASLDGPSWIIGLLVPVRESGSMLPQAALAPWVRRHRQRKRIWIIGAAGQAAAVAAMAFTAAVGTGTAAGAAILLEVAGFALARALASIASKDVQGRTIPPGQRGQINGIAAFASGIVAVTVGLSIRLIGGGDVDPAALAALLGCAALAWLAALLVFARVKEPDGLPAENNDDGGWLVRSWSLLREDKPFRRFVGVRGLLLVSALSPPFIVAMAEERGTGGLGGLGPFVIASGLAAILGGRLAGRLADRSSKNLMMWGCAASSLVVFALLAATAVPSLATSSWLYPAAFFLLALNHIGVRVARKTYVVDMATGDQRTEYVAVSNTAMGVLLLVTGGISSALAQLGTGVALLFLAIMGSAGVVAARFLPEVSGGKRTG; this is encoded by the coding sequence ATGGGGCGCGCAGGCGCGAAGATCTACGGCCGATTGATCAAAGCGGACGAGGACGCACTGGCGCGCCTGCCGGAAGATGTCCGGCGGAACGTTCCGGGAAACGGACTCCGTCTCGTTGTCGCCCACGCCCTGCAGAATGCGGGCGACCAGATAGTCAACGCCTCGACGGTACTGGCCTGGCTCGTCGCCTCGCTCGACGGGCCGTCGTGGATCATCGGGCTCCTCGTCCCGGTCCGTGAGTCCGGTTCGATGCTGCCCCAAGCGGCCTTGGCTCCCTGGGTGCGCAGGCACCGGCAGCGGAAACGGATCTGGATCATCGGGGCAGCCGGACAGGCTGCCGCGGTGGCCGCGATGGCGTTCACCGCGGCCGTAGGAACCGGGACCGCCGCAGGTGCGGCGATTCTCCTTGAGGTGGCCGGCTTCGCACTGGCCCGCGCTTTGGCTTCCATTGCCTCCAAGGACGTTCAGGGCCGCACCATCCCTCCGGGCCAGCGAGGCCAGATCAACGGCATCGCGGCCTTCGCATCGGGGATCGTTGCCGTCACGGTAGGGCTTAGCATCCGGCTCATCGGCGGCGGGGATGTGGACCCGGCCGCGCTGGCCGCTCTTCTTGGTTGCGCTGCGCTCGCCTGGCTGGCGGCGCTGCTTGTTTTCGCCCGCGTCAAGGAACCGGACGGGCTCCCCGCAGAAAATAACGACGACGGCGGATGGCTCGTGCGTTCCTGGAGCCTGCTGCGGGAGGATAAACCCTTCCGCAGATTCGTCGGGGTGCGGGGACTCCTGCTGGTATCCGCATTGAGTCCGCCGTTCATTGTGGCCATGGCAGAAGAGCGCGGTACGGGCGGTTTGGGCGGGCTCGGACCGTTCGTTATCGCCTCCGGGCTGGCCGCGATTCTCGGTGGCCGGCTGGCAGGACGATTGGCCGACCGCTCCAGCAAGAATCTGATGATGTGGGGCTGCGCCGCGTCGTCGTTGGTGGTTTTTGCCTTGCTCGCCGCCACCGCAGTCCCCTCACTTGCCACCTCAAGTTGGCTGTATCCGGCGGCTTTCTTCCTGCTGGCGTTGAACCACATCGGCGTTCGGGTGGCACGGAAGACCTATGTCGTGGACATGGCTACGGGAGACCAACGCACGGAATACGTTGCCGTCTCGAATACCGCCATGGGCGTACTGCTTCTGGTTACGGGCGGGATCAGCAGCGCCCTCGCGCAACTCGGCACGGGCGTGGCTTTGCTGTTCCTCGCGATAATGGGCTCGGCCGGCGTTGTCGCGGCCCGCTTCCTCCCCGAAGTCAGCGGGGGTAAGCGCACGGGATAG